Proteins co-encoded in one Cercospora beticola chromosome 7, complete sequence genomic window:
- a CDS encoding mitochondrial 54S ribosomal protein uL1m (BUSCO:EOG092643Y5), translating to MASGARYCPSCLSSISRAATNQTRTATIVPSFLLPIQHQTQIRTAVQSANAAKYKRKDVPASQKRKKAKTTYDAPNLKDAIQFSLVDAMRYLRAAEVGRSPSSSKYELHLRLKTPKNGAVVRNRLRLPHPVKTDLRICVIAPEDSPQAKAAKEAGASLVGEDSIFEAVKAGNIEFDRCIAHVDSLPKLGKSGVARILGPRGLMPSAKLGTVVKDVAATVRDMVGGSEYRERAGVVRLAIGQLGFKPEDVQRNIKAFVEQVRKDIAGVADKTPKDIHEVVLSSTNGPGLSLSGEFRGTGSIDPSELAVSN from the exons ATGGCATCCGGTGCGCGATACTGTCCTTCTTGTCTCTCCTCGATATCACGCGCCGCAACGAATCAGACGCGAACAGCAACGATAGTTCCATCCTTTCTCCTTCCGATTCAGCATCAAACACAAATCCGCACAGCAGTCCAATCTGCCAATGCCGCAAAATACAAACGGAAAGATGTGCCCGCCTCGCAAAAGCGAAAGAAAGCGAAGACAACATATGACGCACCCAACCTAAAAGATGCCATCCAATTCTCTCTCGTAGATGCGATGCG ctaTCTCCGCGCCGCAGAAGTCGGCCGCTCCCCCAGCTCATCCAAATACGaactccacctccgcctcaaAACACCCAAAAACGGCGCCGTAGTCCGAAACCGCCTGCGCCTCCCTCACCCCGTCAAAACCGACCTGCGAATCTGCGTAATAGCCCCCGAAGACAGTCCCCAAGCAAAAGCAGCCAAAGAAGCTGGCGCCtccctcgtaggcgaagacTCCATCTTCGAAGCCGTCAAAGCCGGCAACATCGAGTTCGACCGATGTATCGCACACGTCGATTCCCTTCCCAAACTCGGTAAATCCGGCGTAGCGCGAATCTTGGGCCCGAGGGGTTTAATGCCTTCGGCGAAATTGGGGACTGTGGTGAAAGACGTGGCGGCGACGGTGAGGGATATGGTGGGTGGAAGTGAATATCGTGAGAGAGCGGGTGTGGTGAGGTTGGCGATTGGGCAGTTGGGGTTCAAGCCGGAGGACGTGCAGAGGAATATCAAAGCTTTTGTGGAGCAAGTGAGGAAGGATATTGCTGGGGTTGCGGATAAGACGCCGAAGGATATACATGAGGTTGTGTTGTCGAGTACGAATGGGCCGGGTTTGAGTTTGAGTGGGGAGTTTAGGGGGACGGGCTCGATTGATCCGAGTGAATTGGCTGTGAGTAATTGA